In one window of Erinaceus europaeus chromosome 17, mEriEur2.1, whole genome shotgun sequence DNA:
- the LOC103127947 gene encoding mucin-5B yields MGAGCGGRALVCLLVALLFRVAALQGAAASWAAQDSQQQVPVAQQLAFVPPLLVFPSVSPLNPAHNGRVCSTWGDFHYKTFDGAIFRFPGLCNYVLSAHCGAAYEDFNLQVRRAGAAAASPLSRVVLHVQGLVLELANGSVLVDGQREELPYSRAGLLVERSSDYIKVTVRLVLTFMWNGADSALLELDPKYANQTCGLCGDFNGLPDFNEFFTHNAKLTPLQFGNLQKLDGPTEQCQDPLPEPTTNCSRGEDLCLGTLLGPAFSQCTELVDPTAYVDACAQDLCRCPDCPCATFSEYARQCAHAGGQPRDWRGPHLCPAQCPTGMQHHECGSPCADTCSNPERAQLCEDHCVAGCFCPPGMVLDDIGHAGCVPLEHCPCSHGGLVFQPGASFSTSCSSCTCSGGRWQCQERPCPGTCSLDGGSHMSTYDEKLYDLHGDCTYILSKLCEHGGFSVLAELRRCGLTDTETCLKSVTLSLDGGDMNIQIQANGAVFINSIYTQLPVSAANVTIFRPSSFFVLMHTGLGLQVAVQVVPLMQVSLRLEPALRGQMCGLCGNFNQNQADDFRALSGVVEGTAAAFANTWKAQANCPNVRNSYEDPCALSVENENYARHWCSRLTDPTGAFAPCHATVNPAPFHSNCMFDTCNCEKTEDCLCAALSSYVRACASRGVLLQGWRAGVCARYMSNCPKSQNYTYVVDGCPPTCRALGQADATCDVAFVPVDGCTCPEGRFLDAEGACVPPEACPCYFHGSMLAPGEAAHDGDAVCSCAQGKLSCLGDFQQSTGCVAPMVYLDCSNTSAGTPGAECLRSCHSLDVKCFSPHCVSGCVCPPGLVSDGSGGCVAEEDCPCVHNEATYRPGDTIRVDCNTCTCRKRRWECSHQPCLGTCVAYGDSHVITFDGTRYSFEGSCEYTLAQDHCGNSSTSKGTFRVVTENVPCGTTGATCSKAIKLFLESYELILQEGTQKVVQRGPGAQPPYQLRYMGIYLVVETPGGLVVAWDHKTSVFIWLSQDYKGRVCGLCGNFDDNGLNDFTTRSQSVAGSAREFGNSWKFSPTCPDAPAPRDPCSANPYRKAWAQRQCSIINGAPFAACRAHVEPTPYYEACVSDACACDSGGDCECFCTAVAAYAQACRDAGVCVSWRTPDICPLFCDYYNPEGQCEWHYQPCGAPCLRTCRNPSGHCLHDLPGLEGCYPRCPPSEPFFSEDQMKCVAQCGCYDQDGNYYDIGSRVPTPENCQHCDCTLAGLQCTHSLEACTCVYEGQTYGYGDVIYNTTDGLGACLVAICGDNGTIVRRTTDCPRVPTSTPFTFTSTATPVPTTGRTPLPSTVCVRQHCQWSPWVSSGQPEPGPGGGDFETLESLRESSLLVCEAPVDVQCRARQLPETSLEELGQKVQCSPELGLMCFNLEQSPSPCHDYEVRVLCCELQPCAPSPAPGSTAWPLPTATESPEPRTPGPLPTATTVHLPSTPGPLAPTTPGPLPTATTGPLAPTTTRPLAPTTTKPLPTTPGPSVPSASTVPAATSCRPRCEWTEWFDEDYPKSEEAGGDFETYDKIRAAGRSICAQPQDIECRAENFPKLPPEQLGQRVHCHPDLGLVCKNQEQPGRFKMCYNYKIRVLCCGDSHCRPPATATTTATATASPSSTASSAVVATSTRPSSGATLATTGSGTSLGTSTVGSSAPATTPKSPATEPGTRPGSSPAVTRARPGSTTTAPLLLSTTPSPASTLAHTPSPAVTVTSMHPSHSSQPGPNVLTVRVSTSRPATGAQQGRTSTTATSIQSTTACQPRCEWTEWFDVDFPISGVTGGDMETYENIRAAGGRLCAEPQKVECRAENYPEVSIDQVGQNVSCSLQTGLVCRNEDQLGRFRMCFNYNIRVFCCDDTRHCPSTPGPGQSTASTEPVPGHSTGATPVPEHSTASTKPVPGHSTATMPVLGHNTATTPGPGHSTASTKPVPGHSTATMPMPRQSTASTPGPGQSTASTKPVPGHTTATTPGPGHSTASTKPVPSHSTGATPVPGHSTASTKPVPGHSTGATPVPEHSTASTKPVPGHSTATTPVLGHSTATTPGPGHSTASTKPVPGHSTATTPMPRQSTASTPGPGQSTASTKPVPGHTTATTPGPGHSTASTKPVPGHSTASTLGPGHSTASTKPVPGHSTATTPGPGQSTASTKPVPGHGTATTLGPGHSTASTKPMPGHSTATTPMPGQSMASTKSVPGHSTATTPMPGRSTASTKPVPGHSTASTPGPGQSMASTKPVPGHSTATTLGPGQSTASTKPVPGHSTATTLGPGQSTASTKPVPGHSTATTLGPGQSTASTKPVPGHSTATTLGPGQSTASTKPVPGHSTATTLGPGHSTARTKPMPGHSTATMPGPGQSTANTKPVPGHSTATMPMPGQSTASTPGPGQSTASTKPVPGHTTATTPGPGHSTASTKPVPSHSTGATPVPRHSTASTKPVPGHSTASTPGPGQSMASTKPVPGHSTATTPAPGQSMASTTPGPGQSTAMRGPSTEPPEPWTGAPTGPQPGSPTSIARPRFPTTAKLESTPGTPSLSPEQTPGSPTACQPRCYWTDWLDQSFPVPGESGGEFETYSRIRAAGGVVCEHPEALECRAQAWPLVPPQRLGQVVTCRLEEGLVCLNREQAGRFRVCLNYEIRVYCCDRHCPGTPATSPSTRPGSPSAPHTSTWAPTPPSPKVPSTGAAMTATSQTSTKPWSSEVARLKTTATTQTHTAPGVTVPTSEAGPSSPVTTQRVTIPTSEAGPSSSGATQRVTIPTSEAGPSSSGATQRVTVPTSEAGPSSPVTTQRVTVPTSEAGPSSPVTTQRVTVPTSEGGPSSPVTTQRVTVPTSEAGPSSPVTTQRVTVPTSEAGPSSPVATQRVTVPTSEAGPSSPVTTQRVTVPTSEAGPSSSGATQRVTVPTSEAGPSSSGATVYSPSASQGTLPTVPPATSPPALSSGPTSPFLSSTSGGACTPRCMWTEWLDQDYPQPGLNGGDLETLVALRAAGHEFCEQPLAIECRSELKPDVPLAALDQVVECSLGLGLLCRNRDQPGPRPYCHNYSLRLLCCDDRSHCGSPAPASTPASTTLHSPGPSTPCFCQAFGQLFLPGDIVYNRTDKAGCRFYAVCNQHCELDRFQGACPTSQPPLPSASTPPPSASTPLPSASTPPPSPAPGCDLTVPPRQVNETWTLEDCTVARCEGHNHVVLQEPEPVTPVTCASGRQPIKVWPSEQPCDFHYECECSCSGWGDTHFSTFDGTAYSFLDKCTYVLVREIRPRLGNLTILLHGRFCMVPTAHSCPRALSIQYLSTHAVLTTSTGPDGQEEGLVLFDQKRVSLGSSRSGVMAWASPSGTVGVDIPAIGLHVTFNGHGFQIQLPYANFSHNTEGQCGTCTNSRADDCRQPDGTMAPTCQDMAKSWLVPDGSEDCGVQPSPPPPGPSASPCPPPPLCQLLLDQVFAACWDLIPADPFFQACVSDACLPGPHVLPCQSLEAYAAECRGRGLCLDWRNATSGLCDHACPLGMEYRPCGPVQPESCDARTQTPVSTVQTEGCYCPPGQVLLQAQGDACVRQCSCVGPDGDAKSPGERWVSNCQACECDEGSVTVRCQPVRCPAPDRPLECGRTGFVPKSRPRADDPCCPETLCVCNATTCPQRPPTCGPGEDLTHTQEEGDCCPTFECRPKLCEHNGSYYGVGATVPATPCHTCTCLAPDGQPPSVSCEAVACNTTCPQGYRHSPVAGTCCGECVPVACLTPEGAVVQPNETWVNSLVDNCTQYLCEADKEVPVLTPRPSPCPDVASCRGTLKKTGCCYSCQEEEDSCQVHAHTAVLRDGDCVAEAAVSVPFCEGSCPGLSKYSVEAGALQHHCTCCRELRAHQEEVTLQCSNGTAVRHTYTHVDACGCAQACAPPETPEDGSPALL; encoded by the exons ATGGGCGCTGGGTGTGGGGGCCGGGCACTGGTCTGCCTCCTGGTGGCCCTGCTGTTCAGAGTCGCAG CCCTCCAGGGTGCCGCGGCCAGCTGGGCGGCCCAGGACTCACAGCAGCAGGTGCCTGTTG CCCAGCAGCTGGCCTTTGTTCCGCCCCTCCTGGTCTTCCCCTCCGTGAGCC CCCTGAACCCCGCGCACAACGGGCGGGTGTGCAGCACGTGGGGCGACTTCCACTACAAGACCTTCGACGGCGCCATCTTCCGCTTCCCCGGGCTCTGCAACTACGTGCTGTCGGCGCACTGCGGGGCCGCCTACGAGGACTTCAACCTGCAGGTCCGGCGCGCGGGGGCAGCCGCCGCCTCCCCCCTGTCCCGTGTGGTGCTGCACGTGCAGGGGCTGGTGCTCGAGCTGGCCAACGGCTCCGTGCTGGTGGACGGGCAGCG AGAGGAGCTGCCCTACAGCCGAGCCGGCCTCCTGGTGGAGCGGAGCAGTGACTACATCAAGGTCACCGTGCGGCTGGTCCTGACCTTCATGTGGAACGGAGCCGACAGTGCCCTG CTGGAGCTGGACCCCAAGTACGCCAACCAGACCTGCGGGCTGTGTGGGGACTTCAATGGGCTTCCTGACTTCAACGAGTTCTTCACCCACA atgccAAGCTGACACCCCTGCAGTTCGGGAACCTACAGAAACTGGATGGGCCCACTGAGCAGTGCCAGGACCCCCTGCCCGAGCCGACCACCAACTGCAGCCGTGGG GAGGACCTGTGTCTCGGGACGCTGCTGGGCCCCGCCTTCAGCCAGTGCACGGAGCTGGTGGACCCCACGGCCTATGTGGACGCCTGCGCCCAGGACCTGTGCCGCTGCCCAGACTGCCCCTGCGCCACCTTCTCCGAGTATGCGCGCCAGTGCGCCCATGCCGGCGGGCAGCCCAGGGACTGGCGGGGCCCCCACCTCTGCC ctGCCCAGTGCCCCACCGGAATGCAGCACCATGAGTGTGGGTCCCCCTGCGCCGACACCTGCTCGAACCCTGAGCGCGCTCAGCTCTGTGAGGACCACTGCGTGGCCGGATGCTTCTGCCCCCCAG GAATGGTGCTGGATGACATTGGGCATGCAGGTTGCGTGCCCCTGGAGCACTGTCCCTGCAGCCACGGCGGCCTCGTCTTCCAGCCGGGCGCCTCCTTCTCCACCAGCTGCAGCTCCTG CACGTGCTCGGGGGGACGCTGGCAGTGCCAGGAGAGGCCCTGCCCGGGCACCTGCTCCCTGGACGGTGGCTCCCACATGTCCACCTACGACGAGAAGCTGTATGACCTGCATGGGGACTGCACCTATATCCTGTCCAAG CTGTGTGAGCATGGCGGCTTCTCCGTGCTGGCCGAGCTGCGCAGGTGCGGGCTGACGGACACCGAGACCTGCCTGAAGAGCGTGACGCTGAGCCTGGACGGCGGGGATATG AACATCCAGATCCAAGCCAACGGGGCGGTGTTTATAAACTCCATCTACACCCAGCTGCCCGTCTCAGCAG CCAACGTCACCATCTTCAGACCCTCCTCGTTCTTCGTCCTGATGCACACGGGCCTGGGGCTGCAGGTGGCCGTGCAGGTGGTGCCTCTCATGCAGGTCTCCCTGCGGCTGGAGCCCGCCCTCCGTGGCCAGATGTGCG GCCTGTGCGGGAACTTCAACCAGAATCAGGCGGACGACTTCCGGGCGCTGAGCGGCGTGGTGGAGGGCACGGCGGCCGCCTTCGCCAACACCTGGAAGGCCCAGGCCAACTGCCCCAACGTGCGGAACAGCTACGAGGACCCCTGCGCCCTCAGCGTGGAGAACG AGAACTACGCGAGACACTGGTGCTCCCGGCTCACGGACCCCACCGGGGCCTTCGCGCCCTGCCACGCGACCGTCAACCCCGCGCCCTTCCACTCG aacTGCATGTTCGACACGTGCAACTGTGAGAAGACGGAAGACTGTCTGTGTGCTGCCCTGTCCTCCTACGTGAGGGCCTGCGCCTCTCGCGGCGTGCTGCTGCAGGGCTGGCGGGCCGGCGTGTGCg CCAGGTACATGAGCAACTGCCCCAAGTCCCAGAACTACACCTACGTGGTGGACGGCTGCCCGCCCACCTGCCGCGCTCTGGGCCAGGCCGACGCCACCTGTGACGTGGCCTTCGTGCCTGTGGACGGCTGCACCTGCCCCGAGGGCCGCTTCCTGGATGCCGAGGGCGCCTGCGTGCCGCCAGAGGCCTGTCCCTGCTACTTCCATGGCTCCATGCTGGCCCCCGGCGAGGCAGCTCATGACGGTGACGCTGTGTG CTCGTGTGCCCAGGGGAAGCTGAGCTGTCTGGGGGACTTCCAGCAGAGCACAG GCTGCGTGGCCCCCATGGTGTACCTGGACTGTAGCAACACCTCGGCCGGCACCCCCGGGGCAGAGTGTCTCCGGAGCTGCCACTCACTGGACGTGAAATGT TTCAGCCCCCACTGTGTGTCAGGCTGCGTGTGCCCCCCGGGGCTGGTGTCCGATGGGAGTGGGGGCTGCGTGGCGGAGGAGGACTGTCCCTGTGTGCACAACGAGGCCACCTACAGGCCGGGGGACACCATCAGAGTGGACTGCAACacctg CACGTGCAGGAAACGCAGGTGGGAGTGTTCCCACCAGCCCTGCCTGGGCACATGCGTGGCCTACGGGGACAGCCACGTCATCACCTTCGATGGCACGCGCTACAGCTTTGAGGGCAGCTGCGAGTACACGTTGGCCCAG GACCACTGCGGTAACAGCAGCACCTCCAAGGGGACCTTTCGAGTGGTCACTGAGAATGTCCCCTGTGGGACCACAGGGGCCACCTGCTCCAAGGCCATCAAGCTCTTCCTGGAG AGCTACGAGCTGATCCTGCAGGAGGGcacccagaaggtggtgcagcgAGGCCCTGGTGCCCAGCCCCCCTACCAGCTCCGCTATATGGGCATCTACCTGGTGGTGGAGACGCCCGGCGGGCTGGTCGTGGCCTGGGACCACAAGACCAGTGTCTTCATCTGGCTAAGCCAGGACTACAAG ggCCGGGTCTGCGGGCTGTGCGGGAACTTTGACGACAACGGGCTCAACGACTTCACCACGCGGAGCCAGTCGGTGGCGGGCAGCGCGCGGGAGTTCGGCAACAGCTGGAAGTTTTCGCCGACCTGCCCCGACGCCCCAGCCCCCAGGGACCCCTGCAGCGCCAACCCCTACCGCAAGGCCTGGGCACAGCGCCAGTGCAGCATCATCAACGGTGCACCCTTCGCAGCCTGCCGCGCCCAC gtggagcCGACGCCCTACTACGAGGCCTGTGTGAGCGACGCATGTGCCTGTGACTCGGGCGGGGACTGTGAGTGCTTCTGCACGGCGGTGGCTGCCTATGCCCAGGCCTGCCGTGACGCTGGCGTCTGTGTGTCCTGGAGGACTCCGGACATCTGCC CCCTGTTCTGCGACTACTACAACCCCGAAGGCCAGTGTGAGTGGCACTACCAGCCCTGCGGGGCGCCCTGCCTCAGGACCTGCCGGAACCCCAGCGGCCACTGCCTGCACGACCTGCCGGGTCTGGAAG GGTGCTACCCAAGGTGCCCGCCCAGTGAGCCATTCTTCAGTGAGGACCAGATGAAGTGTGTAGCTCAGTGCGGCTGCTATGACCAGGACGGGAATTACTATGACATCGGGAGCAGGGTCCCCACCCCAGAGAACTGCCAACACTG TGACTGCACCCTGGCTGGCCTCCAGTGCACCCACAGCCTCGAGG CTTGCACCTGCGTCTACGAGGGCCAGACCTACGGATACGGGGATGTCATCTACAACACCACGgatgggctgggtgcctgcctggtgGCCATCTGTGGGGACAACGGCACCATCGTGCGCAGGACAACAGACTGCCCCCGGGTCCCGACCTCCACGCCTTTCACCTTCACCTCCACGGCCACCCCAGTGCCCACCACAG GCCGGACGCCCCTGCCCTCCACTGTGTGCGTGAGGCAGCACTGCCAGTGGTCCCCCTGGGTGAGTAGCGGCCAGCCAGAGCCAGGCCCGGGAGGCGGTGACTTTGAGACACTGGAGAGCCTGAGGGAGAGCAGCCTCCTGGTGTGTGAGGCGCCCGTGGACGTGCAGTGCCGGGCTCGGCAGCTGCCAGAAACCAGCCTGGAGGAGCTGGGCCAGAAGGTGCAGTGCAGTCCCGAGCTGGGGCTGATGTGTTTCAACCTCGAGCAGAGCCCCTCACCCTGCCACGACTATGAGGTGCGGGTGCTGTGCTGTGAGCTCCagccctgtgccccctccccggccccgggcagcactgcctggcccctgcccaCCGCCACCGAGTCCCCAGAGCCCCGCACCCCTGGGCCCCTGCCCACCGCCACCACGGTGCACCTGCCCAGCACCCCTGGGCCCCTGGCACCCACCACCCCTGGGCCCCTGCCCACCGCCACCACAGGGCCCCTGgcacccaccaccaccaggcctctggcacccaccaccaccaaaccccTGCCCACCACCCCTGGGCCTTCCGTGCCCAGCGCCTCCACGGTGCCCGCAGCCACCAGCTGTCGGCCACGCTGTGAGTGGACGGAGTGGTTCGATGAGGACTACCCCAAGTCGGAGGAGGCCGGCGGGGACTTTGAGACCTACGACAAGATCCGGGCCGCGGGCAGGAGCATATGTGCGCAACCCCAGGACATAGAGTGCCGCGCGGAGAACTTCCCGAAGCTGCCGCCCGAGCAGCTAGGCCAGCGTGTGCACTGTCACCCCGACCTCGGGCTGGTGTGTAAGAACCAGGAGCAGCCGGGCCGCTTCAAGATGTGCTACAACTACAAGATCCGAGTGCTGTGCTGCGGCGACAGCCACTGCCGGCCGCCCGCCACGGCCACCACCACGGCCACGGCCACTGCCTCGCCCAGCAGCACAGCCAGCTCGGCCGTGGTCGCCACCAGCACCAGGCCCAGCAGTGGTGCCACCTTGGCCACAACCGGCAGTGGCACCTCCCTCGGAACCAGCACGGTCGGCAGCAGCGCTCCCGCCACCACCCCCAAGTCCCCAGCCACAGAGCCAGGGACGCGGCCAGGGAGCAGCCCGGCGGTGACCAGGGCCCGGCCCGGGAGCACCACGACGGCCCCTCTGCTCCTGAGCACGACCCCGAGCCCTGCGTCCACCCTGGCCCACACCCCTTCCCCTGCAGTCACCGTGACATCCATGCACCCCAGTCACAGCTCCCAGCCCGGCCCCAATGTGCTGACTGTGCGGGTCTCCACATCGCGCCCAGCCACAGGGGCCCAGCAGGGCAGAACCAGCACCACGGCCACCAGCATCCAGAGCACCACCGCCTGCCAGCCCCGATGTGAGTGGACCGAGTGGTTTGACGTGGACTTCCCCATCTCAGGCGTGACAGGCGGGGACATGGAAACCTACGAGAACATCAGGGCGGCCGGTGGCCGGCTGTGCGCAGAGCCGCAGAAGGTCGAGTGCCGTGCGGAGAACTACCCGGAGGTGAGCATCGACCAGGTAGGCCAGAATGTCAGCTGCAGCCTGCAGACGGGCTTGGTGTGTCGCAACGAGGACCAGCTCGGCCGTTTCCGCATGTGCTTCAACTACAACATCCGGGTGTTCTGCTGTGACGACACGCGCCACTGCCCCAGCACGCCGGGGCCGGGACAGAGCACGGCCAGCACAGAGCCTGTGCCAGGTCACAGCACGGGTGCCACACCAGTGCCAGAACACAGCACAGCCAGCACCAAGCCCGTGCCAGGTCACAGCACTGCCACCATGCCAGTACTGGGACACAACACCGCCACCACGCCGGGGCCGGGACACAGCACGGCCAGCACCAAGCCTGTGCCAGGACACAGCACTGCTACCATGCCAATGCCAAGACAGAGCACAGCCAGCACACCAGGGCCAGGACAGAGCACGGCCAGCACCAAGCCTGTGCCAGgacacaccacagccaccacgcCGGGGCCAGGACACAGCACAGCCAGCACCAAGCCCGTGCCAAGTCACAGCACAGGTGCCACACCAGTGCCAGGACACAGCACGGCCAGCACCAAGCCCGTGCCAGGTCACAGCACGGGTGCCACACCAGTGCCAGAACACAGCACAGCCAGCACCAAGCCCGTGCCAGGTCACAGCACTGCCACCACGCCAGTACTGGGACACAGCACTGCCACCACGCCGGGGCCGGGACACAGCACGGCCAGCACCAAGCCTGTGCCAGGACACAGCACTGCTACCACGCCAATGCCAAGACAGAGCACAGCCAGCACGCCAGGGCCAGGACAGAGCACGGCCAGCACCAAGCCTGTGCCAGgacacaccacagccaccacgcCGGGGCCAGGACACAGCACGGCCAGCACCAAGCCTGTGCCAGGACACAGCACAGCCAGCACGCTGGGGCCAGGACACAGCACAGCCAGCACCAAGCCTGTGCCAGGACACAGCACTGCCACCACGCCGGGGCCAGGACAGAGCACGGCCAGCACCAAGCCTGTGCCAGGTCATGGCACTGCCACCACGCTGGGGCCAGGACACAGCacagccagcaccaagcccaTGCCAGGACACAGCACTGCCACCACGCCAATGCCAGGACAGAGCATGGCCAGCACCAAGTCCGTGCCAGGACACAGCACTGCCACCACACCAATGCCAGGACGGAGCACGGCCAGCACCAAGCCCGTGCCAGGACACAGCACAGCCAGCACACCGGGGCCAGGACAGAGCATGGCCAGCACCAAGCCTGTGCCAGGTCACAGCACTGCCACCACGCTGGGGCCAGGACAGAGCACGGCCAGCACCAAGCCCGTGCCAGGACACAGCACTGCCACCACACTGGGGCCAGGACAGAGCACGGCCAGCACCAAGCCCGTGCCAGGACACAGCACTGCCACCACGCTGGGGCCAGGACAGAGCACGGCCAGCACCAAGCCTGTGCCAGGTCATAGCACTGCCACCACGCTGGGGCCAGGACAGAGCACGGCCAGCACCAAGCCTGTGCCAGGTCATAGCACTGCCACCACGCTGGGGCCAGGACACAGCACAGCCAGGACCAAGCCCATGCCAGGTCACAGCACTGCCACCATGCCGGGGCCAGGACAGAGCACGGCCAACACCAAGCCTGTGCCAGGACACAGCACTGCCACCATGCCAATGCCAGGACAGAGCACAGCCAGCACGCCAGGGCCAGGACAGAGCACAGCCAGCACCAAGCCTGTGCCAGgacacaccacagccaccacgcCGGGGCCAGGACACAGCACAGCCAGCACCAAGCCCGTGCCAAGTCACAGCACGGGTGCCACACCAGTGCCAAGACACAGCACGGCCAGCACCAAGCCTGTGCCAGGTCATAGCACTGCCAGCACGCCGGGGCCAGGACAGAGCATGGCCAGCACCAAGCCCGTGCCAGGTCACAGCACTGCCACCACGCCGGCGCCAGGACAGAGCATGGCCAGCACCACGCCAGGGCCAGGACAGAGCACGGCCATGAGAGGCCCCAGCACAGAGCCACCAGAGCCCTGGACAGGGGCACCGACTGGGCCACAGCCCGGCAGCCCCACAAGCATAGCCaggcccaggttcccaacaaccgCTAAGCTGGAGAGCACCCCCGGGACCCCGAGCCTCAGCCCCGAGCAGACGCCAGGAAGCCCCACGGCCTGCCAGCCCCGCTGCTACTGGACGGACTGGCTGGACCAGAGCTTCCCAGTGCCCGGGGAGTCGGGGGGCGAATTCGAGACGTACTCCAGGATCCGAGCGGCGGGCGGGGTGGTGTGTGAGCACCCTGAGGCCTTGGAGTGCCGGGCACAGGCCTGGCCACTGGTGCCGCCCCAGcggctgggccaggtggtgacgtgcCGGCTGGAGGAGGGCCTGGTGTGCCTGAACCGTGAGCAGGCCGGCCGCTTCCGGGTGTGTCTGAACTACGAGATCCGCGTGTACTGCTGCGACCGCCACTGCCCCGGCACCCCGGCCACCAGCCCCAGTAcccgccctggctccccatcagcTCCACACACCTCCACCTGGGCCcccacaccacccagccccaaggtccCTAGTACTGGTGCCGCCATGACAGCCACCAGCCAGACCAGCACCAAGCCGTGGTCATCTGAAGTGGCCCGGCTCAAAACCACAGCCACCACTCAGACACACACGGCACCTGGGGTCACCGTCCCCACCTCTGAGGCAGGACCCTCCAGCCCTGTCACCACCCAGAGGGTCACCATCCCCACCTCTGAGGCAGGACCCTCCAGCTCTGGGGCCACCCAGAGGGTCACCATCCCCACCTCTGAGGCAGGACCCTCCAGCTCTGGGGCCACCCAGAGGGTCACCGTCCCCACCTCTGAGGCAGGACCCTCCAGCCCTGTCACCACCCAGAGGGTCACCGTCCCCACCTCTGAGGCAGGACCCTCCAGCCCTGTCACCACCCAGAGGGTCACCGTCCCCACCTCTGAGGGAGGACCATCCAGCCCTGTCACCACCCAGAGGGTCACCGTCCCCACCTCTGAGGCAGGACCCTCCAGCCCTGTCACCACCCAGAGGGTCACCGTCCCCACCTCTGAGGCAGGACCCTCCAGCCCTGTCGCCACCCAGAGAGTCACCGTCCCCACCTCTGAGGCAGGACCCTCCAGCCCTGTCACCACCCAGAGGGTCACCGTCCCCACCTCTGAGGCAGGACCCTCCAGCTCTGGGGCCACCCAGAGGGTCACCGTCCCCACCTCTGAGGCAGGACCCTCCAGCTCTGGGGCCACTGTCTACAGTCCCTCCGCCTCTCAGGGAACTCTGCCCACGGTCCCCCCGGCGACCTCCCCACCAGCTCTGTCCAGTGGCCCCACCAGCCCCTTCCTGTCCAGCACATCTGGGGGGGCCTGCACCCCACGCTGCATGTGGACTGAATGGCTTGACCAGGACTACCCCCAGCCCGGCCTCAATGGGGGGGACTTGGAGACCCTGGTGGCCCTCCGTGCGGCCGGCCACGAATTCTGCGAGCAGCCGCTGGCCATCGAGTGCCGCTCGGAGCTGAAGCCGGATGTGCCGCTGGCGGCGCTGGACCAAGTGGTGGAGTGcagcctggggctggggctgctaTGCCGGAACCGCGACCAGCCGGGCCCGCGGCCCTACTGCCACAACTACAGCCTGCGTCTGCTGTGCTGTGACGACCGTAGCCACTGCGGCAGCCCCGCGCCGGCCAGCACCCCGGCCAGCACCACACTCCACAGCCCGGGGCCCAGCACCCCCTGCTTCTGCCAGGCGTTTGGGCAGCTCTTCTTGCCCG GGGACATCGTCTATAACAGGACAGACAAGGCCGGCTGCCGCTTCTATGCCGTCTGCAACCAGCACTGTGAACTCGACCGTTTCCAGGGCGCCTGCCCCACCTCGCAGCCCCCCCTGCCCTCGGCCTCCACGCCCCCGCCCTCCGCCTCCACGCCCCTGCCCTCGGCCTCCACGCCCCCGCCTTCGCCAGCACCCGGTTGCGACCTGACCGTGCCCCCACGCCAG GTGAACGAGACCTGGACGCTGGAGGACTGCACGGTGGCTCGCTGTGAGGGTCACAACCACGTGGTCCTGCAGGAGCCCGAGCCCGTGACCCCGGTCACCTGTGCCAGTGGCCGCCAGCCCATCAAAGTGTGGCCGTCGGAACAGCCCTGTGACTTCCACTATGAGTGCGAGT GCTCCTGCAGCGGCTGGGGTGACACTCACTTCAGCACCTTCGATGGGACGGCCTACTCGTTCCTGGACAAATGCACCTACGTGCTGGTGCGGGAGATCAGGCCACGGCTGGGCAACCTCACCATCCTGCTGCATGGTCGCTTCTGTATGGTGCCCACGGCCCACAGCTGCCCCCGGGCCCTCAGCATCCAGTACCTGTCCACCCACGCGGTCCTCACCACAAGCACCGGGCCCGACGGGCAGGAGGAAGGCCTG GTCCTGTTCGACCAGAAGCGGGTGAGCCTGGGCTCCAGCAGGAGCGGCGTGATGGCGTGGGCCTCGCCCTCCGGCACCGTGGGAGTGGACATCCCGGCCATTGGCCTGCACGTCACCTTCAATGGCCACGGCTTCCAGATCCAGCTGCCCTATGCCAACTTCAGCCACAACACAGAGGGCCAGTGTG GCACCTGTACCAACAGCCGGGCAGATGACTGCCGTCAGCCAGATGGCACCATGGCGCCCACATGCCAGGACATGGCTAAGTCCTGGCTGGTGCCCGACGGCAGTGAGGATTGCGGGGtgcagcccagccccccaccccccgggccCTCGGCCAGCCCGTGCCCGCCGCCACCCCTCTGCCAGCTACTGCTCGACCA GGTCTTCGCTGCCTGCTGGGACCTCATCCCTGCAGACCCCTTCTTCCAGGCCTGTGTCAGCGACGCCTGCCTGCCCGGCCCGCACGTCCTGCCCTGCCAGAGCCTGGAGGCCTACGCGGCCGAGTGCCGGGGCCGTGGGCTGTGCCTGGACTGGCGCAACGCCACCTCCGGGCTGTGCG ACCACGCCTGCCCTCTGGGAATGGAGTACCGGCCGTGCGGCCCTGTGCAGCCCGAGTCCTGTGACGCCAG GACCCAGACCCCCGTGAGCACGGTGCAGACGGAAGGCTGCTACTGCCCCCCTGGGCAGGTCCTGCTACAGGCGCAGGGGGACGCCTGTGTGCGGCAGTGCT